A DNA window from Streptomyces sp. B21-083 contains the following coding sequences:
- a CDS encoding sugar ABC transporter substrate-binding protein yields MVLRKTSTAAMCVAAALVVAACGRSDTGASSTPSGTVPSGKVKGTITLWAQGTEGEKLPALVKGFEAENPGVKVNVTAIPWASAHSKYQTAIAGGTTPDVAQMGTTYMPDFADAFQQVPKGIDTSDIFPGPKESAVVKGDTLGVPWYVDTRVIYYRTDLAKKAGYTSPPKTSADFKAMLKAMQTKAGAKWGINLPTGGNGSLAFQGALPFVWSAGASLMNSAGTKWTLDTPQMATAMKYYQSFFTEGIADPNPDISPGAAEASFVKGTTGALINGPWDISTINDAGGKGFDKKYSVMPIPKDQSSTSLVGGSNMVVFRNSKHSAAAWKLVQYLSKPSVQASWYKMTGDLPAVQSAWNDSSLTADPKLAVFGEQLKDVKAAPNNTAWNQVSDAGDGQIERIVRGTAPASALRDLQKTADSIGTGN; encoded by the coding sequence ATGGTGCTGAGGAAGACTTCTACGGCCGCCATGTGCGTGGCCGCCGCGTTGGTGGTGGCGGCGTGCGGTCGGAGCGACACAGGCGCGTCGTCGACGCCGTCCGGCACGGTGCCGTCCGGCAAGGTCAAGGGCACGATCACCTTGTGGGCGCAGGGCACCGAGGGCGAGAAGCTGCCCGCGCTGGTCAAGGGATTCGAGGCGGAGAACCCCGGTGTGAAGGTGAACGTCACCGCGATCCCCTGGGCCAGCGCGCACAGCAAGTACCAGACCGCGATCGCCGGCGGCACGACGCCCGACGTGGCGCAGATGGGCACGACCTACATGCCGGACTTCGCGGACGCCTTCCAGCAGGTGCCGAAGGGGATCGACACCAGTGACATCTTCCCCGGGCCGAAGGAGTCGGCGGTGGTGAAGGGCGACACGCTCGGCGTGCCCTGGTACGTCGACACCCGCGTCATCTACTACCGCACCGACCTCGCCAAGAAGGCCGGGTACACCAGCCCGCCGAAGACCTCGGCCGACTTCAAGGCGATGCTGAAGGCGATGCAGACCAAGGCCGGCGCGAAGTGGGGCATCAACCTGCCCACCGGCGGCAACGGCAGCCTCGCCTTCCAGGGCGCGCTGCCGTTCGTCTGGTCGGCCGGAGCGTCGCTGATGAACAGCGCCGGCACCAAGTGGACCCTCGACACCCCGCAGATGGCCACCGCGATGAAGTACTACCAGAGCTTCTTCACCGAAGGCATCGCCGACCCCAACCCCGACATCTCGCCCGGGGCCGCGGAGGCGTCGTTCGTCAAGGGCACGACAGGGGCCCTCATCAACGGCCCCTGGGACATCAGCACGATCAACGACGCCGGCGGCAAGGGCTTCGACAAGAAGTACAGCGTCATGCCGATCCCGAAGGACCAGAGCTCCACCTCGCTCGTCGGCGGCTCCAACATGGTCGTCTTCCGCAACTCCAAGCACAGCGCCGCGGCCTGGAAGCTGGTGCAGTACCTGTCCAAGCCCAGCGTTCAGGCCAGCTGGTACAAGATGACCGGTGACCTGCCGGCCGTGCAGTCCGCCTGGAACGACTCCAGCCTGACCGCCGACCCGAAGCTGGCGGTCTTCGGGGAACAGCTGAAGGACGTCAAGGCGGCGCCCAACAACACCGCCTGGAACCAGGTCAGCGACGCCGGCGACGGGCAGATCGAACGCATCGTCAGGGGCACCGCCCCCGCCTCAGCGCTGCGCGACCTGCAGAAGACCGCGGATTCCATCGGA
- a CDS encoding LacI family DNA-binding transcriptional regulator: MAKAPTVYDVAERAGVSIATVSMTFRRPHKVKEETRKIVEAAAEALNYVPSASARGLAHGHTGALGLYSYDIFLPEPDESLGSKAAGSARSRAKVSVVRDDGDDDYRRFPLYVHEVQRGVELECWQRGYALLIGGATHADSATRVTDIVGRVDGLAVFPDHSIPAEVLERIARRKPVVAVSQRPQDDGLSHVSIDNRGGMRAMTEHLVVEHGMRDLLFVGYMNTFDAQERFAGFRAALRAAGLRVPSKPAQLIGENYVESVVADVLARDALPEAFVCVSDEIALDLMKVLADHGVRVPEQVAVTGFDGVVAGRVVRPSLTTVRQPMQAMGRVVVDILLERIADPAGQPITRRLPVQVVLRESCGCSRP, encoded by the coding sequence GTGGCGAAGGCTCCGACGGTCTATGACGTGGCGGAACGCGCCGGGGTGTCCATCGCGACCGTGTCGATGACCTTTCGCCGTCCCCACAAGGTGAAAGAGGAGACCCGGAAGATCGTCGAGGCCGCTGCCGAGGCGCTGAACTACGTGCCCAGCGCGAGCGCGCGCGGGCTGGCACATGGACACACAGGGGCGCTGGGCCTCTACTCGTACGACATCTTCCTCCCGGAACCCGACGAGAGTCTCGGGAGCAAGGCGGCGGGCAGCGCGCGGTCCCGAGCCAAGGTTTCTGTGGTCCGGGACGACGGCGACGACGACTACCGCCGTTTCCCGCTCTACGTCCACGAGGTGCAGCGTGGTGTCGAGCTCGAGTGCTGGCAGCGTGGGTACGCGCTGTTGATCGGCGGGGCCACTCACGCCGACAGCGCGACCCGGGTCACCGACATCGTCGGGCGGGTCGACGGGCTCGCGGTCTTTCCCGACCACTCCATCCCCGCTGAAGTCCTTGAGCGGATCGCGCGCCGGAAACCGGTGGTCGCCGTGTCGCAGCGACCGCAGGACGACGGCCTGAGCCATGTCTCGATCGACAACAGGGGCGGCATGCGCGCGATGACGGAGCACCTGGTCGTCGAGCACGGGATGCGCGATCTGCTGTTCGTCGGTTACATGAACACCTTCGACGCCCAGGAGCGGTTCGCCGGATTCCGGGCAGCGCTGCGGGCAGCCGGACTGCGCGTGCCGAGCAAGCCCGCGCAGTTGATCGGCGAGAACTACGTGGAAAGCGTCGTCGCCGATGTCCTGGCGCGTGACGCGCTGCCCGAGGCGTTCGTGTGTGTCAGCGACGAGATCGCCCTCGACCTGATGAAGGTACTGGCTGACCACGGCGTGCGGGTCCCGGAGCAGGTGGCCGTGACGGGGTTCGACGGAGTCGTGGCGGGGCGGGTGGTACGGCCCTCGCTGACGACCGTGCGCCAGCCGATGCAGGCGATGGGACGTGTCGTGGTGGACATCCTGCTGGAACGGATCGCCGACCCGGCCGGGCAGCCGATCACGCGCCGGCTGCCGGTGCAGGTGGTGCTGCGGGAGAGCTGCGGCTGCTCACGGCCCTGA
- a CDS encoding beta-glucosidase family protein: protein MIPAALPDDSELITRIRDLDLESKVRLLTGASLWRLPAEPRLGLATVTMSDGPQGVRGTLDDPADTGLLAPAPSALAASWDTGLAERLGELFATEARRKGVDVVLAPAVNLQRTPVAGRHFEYFSEDPLLTAAVAAAIVRGLQGLGVGACLKHFVANDSETDRTRYRARLDERTLREVYLAPFEHVLAEAEPWSVMSAYSGVDDGTQSAPMTEHTRLLREVLKQEWGFTGPVVSDWSATESTAASALGGLDLVMPGPGGPWDEALVAAVRDGEVPEHLVDDKVLRLLRLARHTGRLGEPGGIPASCAAVAAPGPEEFGLLREVATRGAVLLRNEQDLLPLAPERLGSVALIGPNAVAPYLQGGGSAFVPAVRTVAFAEGLRAALPDQVRLSVHRGGDSRLGAPFVSGDLQADPDTGAPGVRADFFDADGTLVGGEVRRDADWSAYGAFTLATRRVVLRTVLTLTEPGTHRLQVGCVGRFRVTVDGAEILSGDDDRGVELVLDSSFHHPPLKDIDLRVGDEPRRVALVVDLTVVESGGYNRFVTAQLRHAPPGPTPYEEIAEAAAAAAAADVAVVVVGTNEEVESEGWDRAGLDLPGHQNDLVRKILAANPRTIVVVNAGAPVLLPWADEAPALLWAWLPGQEAGHALADVLLGRAEPSGRLPWTLPARAEDVPVPDARPRDGVVDYAEGVHVGHRAWDRAGLVPAFPFGHGLGWTDWSYESVALSSEPPVSAASLTSPAGGDGLKLTVELTNTGRRAGREVVQVYLEPPQDGPDRPVRLLAGFATVQAEAGAHVSAEVHVPARTFQIWDTEAQGWHTPPGRYRLHIGRSSRDLRLAVDAVVDAHRVGTR from the coding sequence ATGATCCCCGCTGCCCTGCCCGATGACTCCGAGCTGATCACCCGCATCCGGGACCTGGACCTTGAGTCGAAGGTCCGGCTGCTGACCGGTGCGAGCCTCTGGAGACTGCCAGCCGAACCCCGGCTCGGACTGGCGACGGTGACGATGTCGGACGGCCCACAGGGGGTCCGCGGCACCCTGGACGACCCCGCGGACACCGGGCTGCTGGCCCCGGCTCCCAGCGCCTTGGCCGCGTCCTGGGACACGGGCCTCGCCGAGCGGCTGGGGGAGCTGTTCGCCACGGAGGCGCGGCGCAAAGGCGTCGACGTGGTGCTGGCGCCTGCGGTGAACCTGCAGCGCACGCCGGTCGCCGGCAGGCATTTCGAGTACTTCTCCGAGGACCCGCTGCTGACCGCGGCGGTGGCCGCGGCGATCGTGCGCGGTCTCCAGGGGCTCGGCGTCGGCGCATGCCTGAAGCACTTCGTGGCCAACGACTCGGAGACCGACCGCACCCGCTACCGGGCCCGGCTGGACGAGCGCACCCTGCGCGAGGTGTACCTGGCCCCGTTCGAGCACGTCCTCGCCGAGGCCGAACCGTGGAGCGTGATGTCCGCCTACTCCGGCGTCGACGACGGCACACAGTCGGCGCCGATGACCGAGCACACGCGGCTGCTGCGCGAGGTCCTGAAACAGGAGTGGGGTTTCACCGGGCCGGTGGTCAGCGACTGGTCCGCCACCGAATCGACGGCGGCCTCGGCGCTCGGCGGTCTGGACCTGGTGATGCCCGGGCCGGGCGGCCCCTGGGACGAGGCTCTTGTGGCGGCGGTCCGCGACGGCGAGGTGCCGGAGCACCTGGTGGACGACAAGGTGTTGCGGCTGCTGCGCCTGGCCCGGCACACCGGTCGGCTCGGGGAACCTGGGGGCATCCCGGCTTCGTGTGCGGCTGTCGCAGCGCCGGGGCCGGAGGAGTTCGGTCTGCTGCGCGAGGTGGCCACCCGCGGCGCGGTGCTGTTGCGCAACGAGCAGGACCTGCTGCCGCTGGCCCCGGAGCGGCTGGGCAGCGTGGCGCTGATCGGTCCGAACGCGGTGGCGCCCTACCTGCAGGGGGGCGGCAGCGCGTTCGTCCCGGCGGTCCGCACCGTCGCCTTCGCCGAGGGGCTGCGCGCCGCCCTGCCCGACCAGGTGCGCCTGAGTGTGCACCGCGGCGGCGACTCCCGTCTGGGCGCTCCGTTCGTGTCCGGCGACCTGCAGGCCGACCCGGACACCGGCGCGCCCGGGGTGCGGGCCGACTTCTTCGACGCCGACGGCACCCTGGTCGGCGGCGAGGTCCGCCGCGACGCCGACTGGAGTGCCTACGGCGCCTTCACCCTGGCCACCCGCCGCGTCGTCCTGCGTACGGTGCTGACCCTGACCGAGCCCGGAACGCACCGTCTGCAGGTCGGATGCGTGGGACGCTTCAGGGTGACCGTGGACGGTGCGGAGATCCTGTCCGGGGACGACGACCGGGGCGTGGAGCTGGTGCTCGACTCCAGCTTCCACCACCCGCCGCTGAAGGACATCGACCTCCGGGTGGGGGACGAGCCGCGCCGCGTCGCCCTCGTGGTGGACCTCACCGTCGTCGAGTCCGGCGGCTACAACCGCTTCGTCACCGCCCAGCTGCGGCACGCTCCGCCCGGGCCCACGCCGTACGAGGAGATCGCCGAGGCCGCGGCCGCGGCGGCCGCCGCCGATGTGGCCGTGGTCGTGGTGGGTACCAACGAGGAGGTCGAGTCCGAGGGTTGGGACCGCGCCGGCCTCGACCTGCCCGGCCACCAGAACGACCTGGTGCGCAAGATCCTCGCCGCCAACCCGCGCACCATCGTGGTCGTCAACGCCGGAGCGCCCGTACTCCTGCCCTGGGCCGACGAAGCTCCCGCCCTGCTGTGGGCGTGGCTGCCGGGCCAGGAGGCCGGGCACGCCCTGGCCGACGTGCTCCTCGGCCGCGCCGAGCCGTCGGGCCGACTGCCGTGGACGCTTCCCGCCCGGGCGGAAGACGTCCCCGTGCCCGACGCCCGCCCCCGCGACGGTGTCGTGGACTACGCCGAAGGCGTCCACGTAGGCCACCGGGCCTGGGACCGCGCCGGGCTCGTCCCGGCCTTCCCCTTCGGCCACGGCCTCGGCTGGACCGACTGGTCGTACGAGTCCGTGGCCCTTTCCTCCGAGCCGCCCGTCTCCGCCGCCTCCCTGACCAGCCCCGCAGGCGGAGACGGGCTCAAACTGACCGTGGAGCTGACCAATACCGGCCGCCGGGCGGGCCGCGAGGTCGTCCAGGTCTATCTGGAGCCGCCGCAGGACGGCCCCGACCGGCCGGTGCGCCTGCTCGCCGGCTTCGCCACCGTTCAGGCGGAGGCGGGCGCCCACGTCAGCGCCGAGGTCCACGTGCCCGCCCGGACCTTCCAGATCTGGGACACCGAGGCACAGGGCTGGCACACTCCTCCCGGCCGCTACCGGCTCCACATCGGACGCTCCAGCCGCGACCTGCGCCTGGCCGTCGATGCGGTCGTCGATGCCCACAGGGTCGGCACACGCTGA